One Narcine bancroftii isolate sNarBan1 chromosome 3, sNarBan1.hap1, whole genome shotgun sequence DNA window includes the following coding sequences:
- the mttp gene encoding microsomal triglyceride transfer protein large subunit isoform X2: MDHDLMWINVLNLQTSLKHGQKSYHKKNYMVRQGGPRFNAGKIYKYHYFVELQLHRGGEAIEESVGFKIVSNINIDLLWRNSSNEDDQLIRIAVTDVKVENVSERTDDKNIFKGLNEEGILGKSNLVSLKKPVLIHWINGKVKTFYSFSNEPVVFQNIKRGLASLFQVQLRSTSINEVDVSGKCKVNYQAHRNQVTKVKKLNSCKVAQKGFTSHSKVLGVNTTSLSMSFYVFEKNLIHSVLSEEHHLISLNLQDELSTKIVSIQKLEFLMTEVGPKEIQGDQISNIVNSVNPKYIPTSIISGVVKARCKECPSLVEYWQSIRKELEPENLAKASASRKFLSLVQALRKAKKEEILQILRNESESRLPPLVDAVTSAHTEASLAAMMEFLDFKNDSSFILQERFLYASGFAAHPTKELLNALMGILDGKIGSEDIRETVIIIVGALVRKFCEKGQCELPAVIKAKEMILDGAETAKTESEILMYLLALKNALLPNAVPIFLKHAEAGSGPISNVAISAIQKYEQAFITEEVKKVMNRIYHQTRGIHEKTVRVSAADIIFNNNPSYMEVRNILLSIGELVPEMNKYILAKIQDILRFKLPGSDIVKKVLKDTFVHNYDRFSKIGSSSAYSGYMKQGIDSRSIYSLDILYSESGILRKSNMNIFVFSQESQLHATQVVIEAQGLETLIAATPDEGEENLDSMAGMSAVLFDVQLRPVTFFRGYSDLMAKMFTTTGDPISVVKGVILLIDHSQVLPLQSGLRAAVEFQGGLAIDISGGMEFSLWYRESKTTVSNRGAMVIIGNITVDSLFVQSGVEVSVETEALLDFVSTVKFSEYPFLVCMQMVKDQFPLRQFVTKYESLSSEKSYVSRRGRKTVVPGSEFPLHQENSDMCRRVFAIESDSSNWF; this comes from the exons tgcgACAAGGTGGGCCAAGGTTTAACGCAGGGAAGATATACAAATACCATTACTTCGTGGAGCTCCAATTACACAGAGGAGGAGAAGCAATTGAAGAAAGTGTAGGATTTAAAATTGTATCCAACATCAACATTGATTTGTTGTGGAGAAACTCAAGCAATGAAGATGACCAACTTATTCGAATAGCG GTAACTGATGTCAAAGTTGAAAATGTGAGTGAACGAACAGATGATAAAAACATCTTTAAAGGCCTCAATGAAGAAGGAATCCTTGGAAAAAGTAACTTAGTATCCTTGAAGAAGCCAGTCCTCATCCATTGGATTAATGGAAAG gtGAAGACGTTTTACTCATTTTCAAATGAGCCAGTGGTATTTCAGAATATCAAGAGAGGCCTGGCCAGCTTATTCCAAGTCCAACTCAGATCCACAAGTATTAATGAG GTTGATGTATCCGGGAAGTGCAAGGTTAATTACCAGGCACATCGTAACCAGGTAACCAAAGTGAAGAAATTAAACAGCTGCAAGGTGGCACAGAAAGGATTCACCAGTCACAGCAAG GTATTAGGAGTTAATACAACATCATTATCAATGAGTTTTTATGTATTTGAGAAGAATTTAATTCATTCAGtattatcagaggagcatcacctGATATCTCTCAATCTCCAAGATGAACTTTCAACCAAAATTGTATCAAT ACAGAAGTTGGAGTTTCTGATGACAGAGGTTGGGCCTAAAGAAATCCAAGGAGATCAGATTAGCAATATTGTTAATTCAGTGAATCCCAAATATATCCCCACCTCTATAATTTCTGGAGTAGTCAAAGCAAGATGCAAAGAATGTCCCTCA CTTGTCGAATACTGGCAGAGTATTCGTAAAGAATTGGAGCCAGAGAATCTCGCAAAGGCCTCTGCCTCCAGGAAATTCTTATCTTTGGTTCAAGCTCTCAGAAAAGCTAAAAAGGAAGAGATCCTGCAAATCCTAAGAAATGAGAGTGAAAGTAGACT CCCCCCATTAGTCGATGCCGTGACCTCTGCTCACACTGAGGCTTCTTTGGCAGCAATGATGGAGTTCCTGGATTTCAAAAACGACAGCAGTTTCATCCTGCAGGAAAGGTTCCTGTATGCCTCTGGCTTCGCAGCTCACCCCACAAAAGAATTGCTAAACGCCTTAATG GGGATACTTGATGGTAAAATTGGGAGTGAGGATATCCGAGAAACAGTTATTATTATCGTTGGAGCACTTGTCAGAAAATTCTGTGAGAAAGGACAGTGTGAACTACCG GCAGTGATTAAAGCAAAAGAAATGATtctggatggagcggaaacagcaaAAACGGAATCTGAGATTCTGATGTACCTTCTTGCTTTGAAGAATGCTCTCCTTCCCAATGCAGTTCCTATTTTCCTGAAACATGCAGAGGCTGGCTCTGGACCTATCAGCAATGTTGCAATCTCTGCCATCCAGAAGTATGAACAGGCATTCATCACAGAGGAG GTGAAAAAGGTAATGAACAGGATCTACCACCAGACCCGAGGGATTCATGAGAAAACTGTGCGAGTGTCTGCTGCAGATATCATCTTTAACAACAACCCCTCATACATGGAGGTCAGAAACATTCTCCTCTCCATTGGTGAACTTGTACCTGAGATGAATAAATACATACTTGCAAAGATTCAGGATATTCTTCGTTTTAAGCTTCCGGGCAG TGACATAGTGAAAAAAGTTCTGAAAGATACCTTTGTTCACAACTATGACCGTTTCTCCAAGATTGGCTCCTCATCTGCCTACTCAGGATACATGAAAC AGGGCATTGACTCTAGATCCATATACAGTCTGGACATCCTGTACTCCGAATCAGGAATCCTGAGAAAGAGCAACATGAACATCTTTGTATTCAGCCAGGAATCACAACTCCATGCTACCCAG GTTGTCATTGAAGCTCAGGGATTAGAGACCTTAATAGCTGCAACACCAGATGAAGGGGAGGAGAATCTTGATTCCATGGCCGGCATGTCTGCAGTATTGTTTGATGTCCAGCTCAGGCCTGTCACCTTCTTTCGAGGTTACAGTGACTTAATGGCCAAGATGTTTACCACGACTGGTGACCCAATCAGCGTTGTCAAAGGAGTCATTCTACTCATTGATCATTCCCAG GTCCTTCCATTGCAGTCAGGATTGAGGGCAGCTGTGGAGTTCCAAGGAGGTTTGGCCATTGACATCTCGGGTGGAATGGAGTTCAGCCTATGGTACCGAGAATCTAAAACCACTGTCAGCAACAG GGGTGCCATGGTCATAATTGGCAATATCACAGTGGACTCGCTGTTTGTGCAGAGTGGGGTGGAAGTGAGTGTGGAAACGGAGGCTTTACTTGATTTTGTCTCAACTGTGAAGTTCTCAGAGTACCCATTCCTTGTCTGCATGCAGATGGTCAAAGACCAGTTCCCTCTCAG GCAATTTGTGACGAAGTATGAAAGCTTATCATCAGAAAAATCCTATGTCTCTCGGAGAGGCAGGAAAACTGTGGTACCTGGATCAGAGTTCCCTCTCCACCAGGAAAACTCTGACATGTGCAGAAGAGTCTTTGCAATTGAGTCGGACTCATCAAATTGGTTCtga
- the mttp gene encoding microsomal triglyceride transfer protein large subunit isoform X4 — MDRKVTIKKITWIRCQMTGRQQMWCLNSRRGTGLSQDMVFRKMSMLWVLLTLIISSSATSTKMRQGGPRFNAGKIYKYHYFVELQLHRGGEAIEESVGFKIVSNINIDLLWRNSSNEDDQLIRIAVTDVKVENVSERTDDKNIFKGLNEEGILGKSNLVSLKKPVLIHWINGKVKTFYSFSNEPVVFQNIKRGLASLFQVQLRSTSINEVDVSGKCKVNYQAHRNQVTKVKKLNSCKVAQKGFTSHSKVLGVNTTSLSMSFYVFEKNLIHSVLSEEHHLISLNLQDELSTKIVSIQKLEFLMTEVGPKEIQGDQISNIVNSVNPKYIPTSIISGVVKARCKECPSLVEYWQSIRKELEPENLAKASASRKFLSLVQALRKAKKEEILQILRNESESRLPPLVDAVTSAHTEASLAAMMEFLDFKNDSSFILQERFLYASGFAAHPTKELLNALMGILDGKIGSEDIRETVIIIVGALVRKFCEKGQCELPAVIKAKEMILDGAETAKTESEILMYLLALKNALLPNAVPIFLKHAEAGSGPISNVAISAIQKYEQAFITEEVKKVMNRIYHQTRGIHEKTVRVSAADIIFNNNPSYMEVRNILLSIGELVPEMNKYILAKIQDILRFKLPGSDIVKKVLKDTFVHNYDRFSKIGSSSAYSGYMKQGIDSRSIYSLDILYSESGILRKSNMNIFVFSQESQLHATQVVIEAQGLETLIAATPDEGEENLDSMAGMSAVLFDVQLRPVTFFRGYSDLMAKMFTTTGDPISVVKGVILLIDHSQVLPLQSGLRAAVEFQGGLAIDISGGMEFSLWYRESKTTVSNRQFVTKYESLSSEKSYVSRRGRKTVVPGSEFPLHQENSDMCRRVFAIESDSSNWF; from the exons tgcgACAAGGTGGGCCAAGGTTTAACGCAGGGAAGATATACAAATACCATTACTTCGTGGAGCTCCAATTACACAGAGGAGGAGAAGCAATTGAAGAAAGTGTAGGATTTAAAATTGTATCCAACATCAACATTGATTTGTTGTGGAGAAACTCAAGCAATGAAGATGACCAACTTATTCGAATAGCG GTAACTGATGTCAAAGTTGAAAATGTGAGTGAACGAACAGATGATAAAAACATCTTTAAAGGCCTCAATGAAGAAGGAATCCTTGGAAAAAGTAACTTAGTATCCTTGAAGAAGCCAGTCCTCATCCATTGGATTAATGGAAAG gtGAAGACGTTTTACTCATTTTCAAATGAGCCAGTGGTATTTCAGAATATCAAGAGAGGCCTGGCCAGCTTATTCCAAGTCCAACTCAGATCCACAAGTATTAATGAG GTTGATGTATCCGGGAAGTGCAAGGTTAATTACCAGGCACATCGTAACCAGGTAACCAAAGTGAAGAAATTAAACAGCTGCAAGGTGGCACAGAAAGGATTCACCAGTCACAGCAAG GTATTAGGAGTTAATACAACATCATTATCAATGAGTTTTTATGTATTTGAGAAGAATTTAATTCATTCAGtattatcagaggagcatcacctGATATCTCTCAATCTCCAAGATGAACTTTCAACCAAAATTGTATCAAT ACAGAAGTTGGAGTTTCTGATGACAGAGGTTGGGCCTAAAGAAATCCAAGGAGATCAGATTAGCAATATTGTTAATTCAGTGAATCCCAAATATATCCCCACCTCTATAATTTCTGGAGTAGTCAAAGCAAGATGCAAAGAATGTCCCTCA CTTGTCGAATACTGGCAGAGTATTCGTAAAGAATTGGAGCCAGAGAATCTCGCAAAGGCCTCTGCCTCCAGGAAATTCTTATCTTTGGTTCAAGCTCTCAGAAAAGCTAAAAAGGAAGAGATCCTGCAAATCCTAAGAAATGAGAGTGAAAGTAGACT CCCCCCATTAGTCGATGCCGTGACCTCTGCTCACACTGAGGCTTCTTTGGCAGCAATGATGGAGTTCCTGGATTTCAAAAACGACAGCAGTTTCATCCTGCAGGAAAGGTTCCTGTATGCCTCTGGCTTCGCAGCTCACCCCACAAAAGAATTGCTAAACGCCTTAATG GGGATACTTGATGGTAAAATTGGGAGTGAGGATATCCGAGAAACAGTTATTATTATCGTTGGAGCACTTGTCAGAAAATTCTGTGAGAAAGGACAGTGTGAACTACCG GCAGTGATTAAAGCAAAAGAAATGATtctggatggagcggaaacagcaaAAACGGAATCTGAGATTCTGATGTACCTTCTTGCTTTGAAGAATGCTCTCCTTCCCAATGCAGTTCCTATTTTCCTGAAACATGCAGAGGCTGGCTCTGGACCTATCAGCAATGTTGCAATCTCTGCCATCCAGAAGTATGAACAGGCATTCATCACAGAGGAG GTGAAAAAGGTAATGAACAGGATCTACCACCAGACCCGAGGGATTCATGAGAAAACTGTGCGAGTGTCTGCTGCAGATATCATCTTTAACAACAACCCCTCATACATGGAGGTCAGAAACATTCTCCTCTCCATTGGTGAACTTGTACCTGAGATGAATAAATACATACTTGCAAAGATTCAGGATATTCTTCGTTTTAAGCTTCCGGGCAG TGACATAGTGAAAAAAGTTCTGAAAGATACCTTTGTTCACAACTATGACCGTTTCTCCAAGATTGGCTCCTCATCTGCCTACTCAGGATACATGAAAC AGGGCATTGACTCTAGATCCATATACAGTCTGGACATCCTGTACTCCGAATCAGGAATCCTGAGAAAGAGCAACATGAACATCTTTGTATTCAGCCAGGAATCACAACTCCATGCTACCCAG GTTGTCATTGAAGCTCAGGGATTAGAGACCTTAATAGCTGCAACACCAGATGAAGGGGAGGAGAATCTTGATTCCATGGCCGGCATGTCTGCAGTATTGTTTGATGTCCAGCTCAGGCCTGTCACCTTCTTTCGAGGTTACAGTGACTTAATGGCCAAGATGTTTACCACGACTGGTGACCCAATCAGCGTTGTCAAAGGAGTCATTCTACTCATTGATCATTCCCAG GTCCTTCCATTGCAGTCAGGATTGAGGGCAGCTGTGGAGTTCCAAGGAGGTTTGGCCATTGACATCTCGGGTGGAATGGAGTTCAGCCTATGGTACCGAGAATCTAAAACCACTGTCAGCAACAG GCAATTTGTGACGAAGTATGAAAGCTTATCATCAGAAAAATCCTATGTCTCTCGGAGAGGCAGGAAAACTGTGGTACCTGGATCAGAGTTCCCTCTCCACCAGGAAAACTCTGACATGTGCAGAAGAGTCTTTGCAATTGAGTCGGACTCATCAAATTGGTTCtga
- the mttp gene encoding microsomal triglyceride transfer protein large subunit isoform X3: MVFRKMSMLWVLLTLIISSSATSTKMRQGGPRFNAGKIYKYHYFVELQLHRGGEAIEESVGFKIVSNINIDLLWRNSSNEDDQLIRIAVTDVKVENVSERTDDKNIFKGLNEEGILGKSNLVSLKKPVLIHWINGKVKTFYSFSNEPVVFQNIKRGLASLFQVQLRSTSINEVDVSGKCKVNYQAHRNQVTKVKKLNSCKVAQKGFTSHSKVLGVNTTSLSMSFYVFEKNLIHSVLSEEHHLISLNLQDELSTKIVSIQKLEFLMTEVGPKEIQGDQISNIVNSVNPKYIPTSIISGVVKARCKECPSLVEYWQSIRKELEPENLAKASASRKFLSLVQALRKAKKEEILQILRNESESRLPPLVDAVTSAHTEASLAAMMEFLDFKNDSSFILQERFLYASGFAAHPTKELLNALMGILDGKIGSEDIRETVIIIVGALVRKFCEKGQCELPAVIKAKEMILDGAETAKTESEILMYLLALKNALLPNAVPIFLKHAEAGSGPISNVAISAIQKYEQAFITEEVKKVMNRIYHQTRGIHEKTVRVSAADIIFNNNPSYMEVRNILLSIGELVPEMNKYILAKIQDILRFKLPGSDIVKKVLKDTFVHNYDRFSKIGSSSAYSGYMKQGIDSRSIYSLDILYSESGILRKSNMNIFVFSQESQLHATQVVIEAQGLETLIAATPDEGEENLDSMAGMSAVLFDVQLRPVTFFRGYSDLMAKMFTTTGDPISVVKGVILLIDHSQVLPLQSGLRAAVEFQGGLAIDISGGMEFSLWYRESKTTVSNRGAMVIIGNITVDSLFVQSGVEVSVETEALLDFVSTVKFSEYPFLVCMQMVKDQFPLRQFVTKYESLSSEKSYVSRRGRKTVVPGSEFPLHQENSDMCRRVFAIESDSSNWF, encoded by the exons tgcgACAAGGTGGGCCAAGGTTTAACGCAGGGAAGATATACAAATACCATTACTTCGTGGAGCTCCAATTACACAGAGGAGGAGAAGCAATTGAAGAAAGTGTAGGATTTAAAATTGTATCCAACATCAACATTGATTTGTTGTGGAGAAACTCAAGCAATGAAGATGACCAACTTATTCGAATAGCG GTAACTGATGTCAAAGTTGAAAATGTGAGTGAACGAACAGATGATAAAAACATCTTTAAAGGCCTCAATGAAGAAGGAATCCTTGGAAAAAGTAACTTAGTATCCTTGAAGAAGCCAGTCCTCATCCATTGGATTAATGGAAAG gtGAAGACGTTTTACTCATTTTCAAATGAGCCAGTGGTATTTCAGAATATCAAGAGAGGCCTGGCCAGCTTATTCCAAGTCCAACTCAGATCCACAAGTATTAATGAG GTTGATGTATCCGGGAAGTGCAAGGTTAATTACCAGGCACATCGTAACCAGGTAACCAAAGTGAAGAAATTAAACAGCTGCAAGGTGGCACAGAAAGGATTCACCAGTCACAGCAAG GTATTAGGAGTTAATACAACATCATTATCAATGAGTTTTTATGTATTTGAGAAGAATTTAATTCATTCAGtattatcagaggagcatcacctGATATCTCTCAATCTCCAAGATGAACTTTCAACCAAAATTGTATCAAT ACAGAAGTTGGAGTTTCTGATGACAGAGGTTGGGCCTAAAGAAATCCAAGGAGATCAGATTAGCAATATTGTTAATTCAGTGAATCCCAAATATATCCCCACCTCTATAATTTCTGGAGTAGTCAAAGCAAGATGCAAAGAATGTCCCTCA CTTGTCGAATACTGGCAGAGTATTCGTAAAGAATTGGAGCCAGAGAATCTCGCAAAGGCCTCTGCCTCCAGGAAATTCTTATCTTTGGTTCAAGCTCTCAGAAAAGCTAAAAAGGAAGAGATCCTGCAAATCCTAAGAAATGAGAGTGAAAGTAGACT CCCCCCATTAGTCGATGCCGTGACCTCTGCTCACACTGAGGCTTCTTTGGCAGCAATGATGGAGTTCCTGGATTTCAAAAACGACAGCAGTTTCATCCTGCAGGAAAGGTTCCTGTATGCCTCTGGCTTCGCAGCTCACCCCACAAAAGAATTGCTAAACGCCTTAATG GGGATACTTGATGGTAAAATTGGGAGTGAGGATATCCGAGAAACAGTTATTATTATCGTTGGAGCACTTGTCAGAAAATTCTGTGAGAAAGGACAGTGTGAACTACCG GCAGTGATTAAAGCAAAAGAAATGATtctggatggagcggaaacagcaaAAACGGAATCTGAGATTCTGATGTACCTTCTTGCTTTGAAGAATGCTCTCCTTCCCAATGCAGTTCCTATTTTCCTGAAACATGCAGAGGCTGGCTCTGGACCTATCAGCAATGTTGCAATCTCTGCCATCCAGAAGTATGAACAGGCATTCATCACAGAGGAG GTGAAAAAGGTAATGAACAGGATCTACCACCAGACCCGAGGGATTCATGAGAAAACTGTGCGAGTGTCTGCTGCAGATATCATCTTTAACAACAACCCCTCATACATGGAGGTCAGAAACATTCTCCTCTCCATTGGTGAACTTGTACCTGAGATGAATAAATACATACTTGCAAAGATTCAGGATATTCTTCGTTTTAAGCTTCCGGGCAG TGACATAGTGAAAAAAGTTCTGAAAGATACCTTTGTTCACAACTATGACCGTTTCTCCAAGATTGGCTCCTCATCTGCCTACTCAGGATACATGAAAC AGGGCATTGACTCTAGATCCATATACAGTCTGGACATCCTGTACTCCGAATCAGGAATCCTGAGAAAGAGCAACATGAACATCTTTGTATTCAGCCAGGAATCACAACTCCATGCTACCCAG GTTGTCATTGAAGCTCAGGGATTAGAGACCTTAATAGCTGCAACACCAGATGAAGGGGAGGAGAATCTTGATTCCATGGCCGGCATGTCTGCAGTATTGTTTGATGTCCAGCTCAGGCCTGTCACCTTCTTTCGAGGTTACAGTGACTTAATGGCCAAGATGTTTACCACGACTGGTGACCCAATCAGCGTTGTCAAAGGAGTCATTCTACTCATTGATCATTCCCAG GTCCTTCCATTGCAGTCAGGATTGAGGGCAGCTGTGGAGTTCCAAGGAGGTTTGGCCATTGACATCTCGGGTGGAATGGAGTTCAGCCTATGGTACCGAGAATCTAAAACCACTGTCAGCAACAG GGGTGCCATGGTCATAATTGGCAATATCACAGTGGACTCGCTGTTTGTGCAGAGTGGGGTGGAAGTGAGTGTGGAAACGGAGGCTTTACTTGATTTTGTCTCAACTGTGAAGTTCTCAGAGTACCCATTCCTTGTCTGCATGCAGATGGTCAAAGACCAGTTCCCTCTCAG GCAATTTGTGACGAAGTATGAAAGCTTATCATCAGAAAAATCCTATGTCTCTCGGAGAGGCAGGAAAACTGTGGTACCTGGATCAGAGTTCCCTCTCCACCAGGAAAACTCTGACATGTGCAGAAGAGTCTTTGCAATTGAGTCGGACTCATCAAATTGGTTCtga
- the mttp gene encoding microsomal triglyceride transfer protein large subunit isoform X1, with protein sequence MDRKVTIKKITWIRCQMTGRQQMWCLNSRRGTGLSQDMVFRKMSMLWVLLTLIISSSATSTKMRQGGPRFNAGKIYKYHYFVELQLHRGGEAIEESVGFKIVSNINIDLLWRNSSNEDDQLIRIAVTDVKVENVSERTDDKNIFKGLNEEGILGKSNLVSLKKPVLIHWINGKVKTFYSFSNEPVVFQNIKRGLASLFQVQLRSTSINEVDVSGKCKVNYQAHRNQVTKVKKLNSCKVAQKGFTSHSKVLGVNTTSLSMSFYVFEKNLIHSVLSEEHHLISLNLQDELSTKIVSIQKLEFLMTEVGPKEIQGDQISNIVNSVNPKYIPTSIISGVVKARCKECPSLVEYWQSIRKELEPENLAKASASRKFLSLVQALRKAKKEEILQILRNESESRLPPLVDAVTSAHTEASLAAMMEFLDFKNDSSFILQERFLYASGFAAHPTKELLNALMGILDGKIGSEDIRETVIIIVGALVRKFCEKGQCELPAVIKAKEMILDGAETAKTESEILMYLLALKNALLPNAVPIFLKHAEAGSGPISNVAISAIQKYEQAFITEEVKKVMNRIYHQTRGIHEKTVRVSAADIIFNNNPSYMEVRNILLSIGELVPEMNKYILAKIQDILRFKLPGSDIVKKVLKDTFVHNYDRFSKIGSSSAYSGYMKQGIDSRSIYSLDILYSESGILRKSNMNIFVFSQESQLHATQVVIEAQGLETLIAATPDEGEENLDSMAGMSAVLFDVQLRPVTFFRGYSDLMAKMFTTTGDPISVVKGVILLIDHSQVLPLQSGLRAAVEFQGGLAIDISGGMEFSLWYRESKTTVSNRGAMVIIGNITVDSLFVQSGVEVSVETEALLDFVSTVKFSEYPFLVCMQMVKDQFPLRQFVTKYESLSSEKSYVSRRGRKTVVPGSEFPLHQENSDMCRRVFAIESDSSNWF encoded by the exons tgcgACAAGGTGGGCCAAGGTTTAACGCAGGGAAGATATACAAATACCATTACTTCGTGGAGCTCCAATTACACAGAGGAGGAGAAGCAATTGAAGAAAGTGTAGGATTTAAAATTGTATCCAACATCAACATTGATTTGTTGTGGAGAAACTCAAGCAATGAAGATGACCAACTTATTCGAATAGCG GTAACTGATGTCAAAGTTGAAAATGTGAGTGAACGAACAGATGATAAAAACATCTTTAAAGGCCTCAATGAAGAAGGAATCCTTGGAAAAAGTAACTTAGTATCCTTGAAGAAGCCAGTCCTCATCCATTGGATTAATGGAAAG gtGAAGACGTTTTACTCATTTTCAAATGAGCCAGTGGTATTTCAGAATATCAAGAGAGGCCTGGCCAGCTTATTCCAAGTCCAACTCAGATCCACAAGTATTAATGAG GTTGATGTATCCGGGAAGTGCAAGGTTAATTACCAGGCACATCGTAACCAGGTAACCAAAGTGAAGAAATTAAACAGCTGCAAGGTGGCACAGAAAGGATTCACCAGTCACAGCAAG GTATTAGGAGTTAATACAACATCATTATCAATGAGTTTTTATGTATTTGAGAAGAATTTAATTCATTCAGtattatcagaggagcatcacctGATATCTCTCAATCTCCAAGATGAACTTTCAACCAAAATTGTATCAAT ACAGAAGTTGGAGTTTCTGATGACAGAGGTTGGGCCTAAAGAAATCCAAGGAGATCAGATTAGCAATATTGTTAATTCAGTGAATCCCAAATATATCCCCACCTCTATAATTTCTGGAGTAGTCAAAGCAAGATGCAAAGAATGTCCCTCA CTTGTCGAATACTGGCAGAGTATTCGTAAAGAATTGGAGCCAGAGAATCTCGCAAAGGCCTCTGCCTCCAGGAAATTCTTATCTTTGGTTCAAGCTCTCAGAAAAGCTAAAAAGGAAGAGATCCTGCAAATCCTAAGAAATGAGAGTGAAAGTAGACT CCCCCCATTAGTCGATGCCGTGACCTCTGCTCACACTGAGGCTTCTTTGGCAGCAATGATGGAGTTCCTGGATTTCAAAAACGACAGCAGTTTCATCCTGCAGGAAAGGTTCCTGTATGCCTCTGGCTTCGCAGCTCACCCCACAAAAGAATTGCTAAACGCCTTAATG GGGATACTTGATGGTAAAATTGGGAGTGAGGATATCCGAGAAACAGTTATTATTATCGTTGGAGCACTTGTCAGAAAATTCTGTGAGAAAGGACAGTGTGAACTACCG GCAGTGATTAAAGCAAAAGAAATGATtctggatggagcggaaacagcaaAAACGGAATCTGAGATTCTGATGTACCTTCTTGCTTTGAAGAATGCTCTCCTTCCCAATGCAGTTCCTATTTTCCTGAAACATGCAGAGGCTGGCTCTGGACCTATCAGCAATGTTGCAATCTCTGCCATCCAGAAGTATGAACAGGCATTCATCACAGAGGAG GTGAAAAAGGTAATGAACAGGATCTACCACCAGACCCGAGGGATTCATGAGAAAACTGTGCGAGTGTCTGCTGCAGATATCATCTTTAACAACAACCCCTCATACATGGAGGTCAGAAACATTCTCCTCTCCATTGGTGAACTTGTACCTGAGATGAATAAATACATACTTGCAAAGATTCAGGATATTCTTCGTTTTAAGCTTCCGGGCAG TGACATAGTGAAAAAAGTTCTGAAAGATACCTTTGTTCACAACTATGACCGTTTCTCCAAGATTGGCTCCTCATCTGCCTACTCAGGATACATGAAAC AGGGCATTGACTCTAGATCCATATACAGTCTGGACATCCTGTACTCCGAATCAGGAATCCTGAGAAAGAGCAACATGAACATCTTTGTATTCAGCCAGGAATCACAACTCCATGCTACCCAG GTTGTCATTGAAGCTCAGGGATTAGAGACCTTAATAGCTGCAACACCAGATGAAGGGGAGGAGAATCTTGATTCCATGGCCGGCATGTCTGCAGTATTGTTTGATGTCCAGCTCAGGCCTGTCACCTTCTTTCGAGGTTACAGTGACTTAATGGCCAAGATGTTTACCACGACTGGTGACCCAATCAGCGTTGTCAAAGGAGTCATTCTACTCATTGATCATTCCCAG GTCCTTCCATTGCAGTCAGGATTGAGGGCAGCTGTGGAGTTCCAAGGAGGTTTGGCCATTGACATCTCGGGTGGAATGGAGTTCAGCCTATGGTACCGAGAATCTAAAACCACTGTCAGCAACAG GGGTGCCATGGTCATAATTGGCAATATCACAGTGGACTCGCTGTTTGTGCAGAGTGGGGTGGAAGTGAGTGTGGAAACGGAGGCTTTACTTGATTTTGTCTCAACTGTGAAGTTCTCAGAGTACCCATTCCTTGTCTGCATGCAGATGGTCAAAGACCAGTTCCCTCTCAG GCAATTTGTGACGAAGTATGAAAGCTTATCATCAGAAAAATCCTATGTCTCTCGGAGAGGCAGGAAAACTGTGGTACCTGGATCAGAGTTCCCTCTCCACCAGGAAAACTCTGACATGTGCAGAAGAGTCTTTGCAATTGAGTCGGACTCATCAAATTGGTTCtga